The genomic DNA ctactggcaaccaggtgaatcgctggaccaaagcacaccacaagcaaaccggatcaaaaataaaaatccttgcacctactaaatttccaaccaaacaaAACCTCACCGTGGACTTGATCAATGGCAAAGAGCACTAGGGCACAAGGTGGCCGTCGGCTCTAGGGCTCGGGTGCCGGCACAGAGGAGTCGGGATCAACGTACGCAGCGGGGAGGAGCGGCTGTCGCTGCGCTGTTTCGTGCGGGAAGGAAGAACTCGGCCGGCGGCAGCGTCGGGTACGCACGGCTAGGGCACTGGTGGCCGGTGCTAGGGCTGTGGAAGAGGGGGAAACGAACGGTGCTCGGCGTCAGCGCCGGTGGGCAGAGAGCAGGCGGTCAGGCGGCGCCGggtgagagaagaagagaaaaaaatggCGCCGACGGCGGAGAAGAATCGGCGATTAGGGCAGTGGTGGCGACGGGGAAGAGAAGAGGTTTGCGGCTGTGAAGGCAAAAATCGCGAGCGAAGGGAAAGAATAGGGTTTCGGCagaaaaagaattaattaaaaagaaaaagaaaaggaattataaaagaagaaattcctctcttaaacgggtaacctaaacaggcttttccgggccctgttccgatccccgttaactcgtccatacgagctctgaaaaattctcggaaaatttccaaaaattccgaaaaattcccttattaatattcgcctattttcggtattttacattctcccccactaataaaaatttggtccccaaatttcgttatctaccatcagcaagtactaacaacagatatagagtataaatgctgaacggtaaataaatcacatacctcaagtgaaaagatggggatatcgagctcggatcgtatcctcgagctcccaagtagcctcctcgtccgaatgatgctgtcatccgactttaaccagtcggatagtcttgttccgcaactgacgctctttccggtcgagaattcgtaccggaacctcctcataagtaatgtcaggctgaactggaactggaatatctgccagcacatgcgtcgggtcgggcacgtatctcctcagcatcgatacgtggaatacatcgtgaacgcctgacaaggatggtggtagtgccaatcggtaagctacagctccgatcctctccaagatctcgaaaggaccaatgtaccgcggagctagcttacctctgaggccaaatctcttcacccctttcgtggatgaaactcgtagaaatatatggtcgccaacagagaactctagtggtctgcgtctccgatcagcataactcttctagcgatcctgcgcctctgacatcctccgtctgatagtacggaccaactctgcatcctgctgaactctatgaggtcccaacaactgagcctctccaacctcatcccaaaggacgggtgtccgacaaggtctaccatacaacgcctcaaacggtgtcatctggatagccgaatggaagttgttgttgtaggcaaactctactaacggcagatggtcctcccaactgcctcagaaatccataacacatgacctcagcaggtcctctaaagtttgaatggtccgctctgactgtccatctgtctgtggatggaaagctgtactgaaacggagctgtgtgcccaaggcctgctgcagactctgccagaaacgagacgtgaaccgtggatctctatccgaaatgatactcaatggaacaccatgtagtctgataatctctcggcaatacagatctgccaatcgatccagggaatcagtcctccgaatcgctaagaagtgcgctgatttggttaatcgatcaacgattacccaaatcgcgtcatggcctcgtcgtgtcctcggcaaccctaccacaaagtccatggtaatgtgatcccacttccactcaggaataggaatcctctgaagtaatcctgcaggtctctggtgttcagccttcacctgctgacaaacaagacatctagctacgaaatccgcgatgtctttcttcatgccgttccaccagtaggaacgcctcaagtctcgatacatacgggtcccgcctggatggatcgcaaatcgagaacggtgtgcctcctgaagtagctcctgtaagaccggatgagactgaggtacgcataatctgcctcggaagaatataataccctcctcgtctcgtgtaaactcggtctgctgtccggaagctatctgactgctaataaactgcaaatgctgatcactggcctgtgcctctcggatcctcgtcctgatcgacgactgagcaaccatggtaaccagaataccctgctctgtcggtccctgctcctcaagatctaactccgagaaactctgaatcaagtccgtgactgaagtccggtggcaagctaaagtccctctggacttcctgctgagtgcatctgcaaccacattagctttccccgggtggtagctaatggtacaatcgtagtccttcaggaactccatccatctcctctgtcggagattaagctccttctgagtgaaaatgtatttgagactcttatgatcagtgagaatcttaaatgtgataccgtataaatgatgacgccaaagcttcagagcaaagatgatggcagctaactccaagtcatgaactgggtagctcttctcatgctccttcagctgacgagaagcataagagactactctgccgtgctgcatcagaacagtgcccaaaccctgtagagacgcgtcggtgtaaagtacaaatccatcttctccagaaggtaaaaccaaaactggagccgacactaatatctgcttcagctcctgaaagctggtctcgcaatcctcggaccatatgaacctcacgcctttccgggtaagacgtgtcagtggcatagcaataagcgagaagccctcgacaaaacgtcggtaatatccggccaatcccagaaaactgcggatctcctgaactgacttcggctgctcccaaccggtgacagcctcgatcttctgaggatcaactgaaatacctctgctagaaaccacgtgtcccagaaaaccaactgaggatagccagaatgcacacttgctgaacttcgcgtacagctgatgtcgtcgaagaatctccaagactgtgcgaagatgctgtgcatgctcctcctcggaacgagagtagaccaatatgtcatcaatgaaaacgataacaaactgatccagatactccagaaagatgcggttcatcaaatccataaacaccgctggagcattggtaagcccaaatgacattaccaaaaactcaaaatgaccgtatctggtacggaaagctgtcttctgaatatctgagtctctgactctcagcagatgatatccagatcgcagatcaatcttagaatacactgatgtacctctgagctgatcaaacaaatcctcaatccgtggtaatggatatttatttctgacggtcactgaattcagctgcctgtagtcaatacataacctcatggtgccgtctttcttcttgacaaatagaactggagaaccccatggtgaaacactagggcgaatgaatcctctgtctaaaagctcctggagttgaaccttcagctcgttcaactcttttagtgccatacgatacggagctttcgatgtcggcgcggttcccggaatcagctcaatagcgaactccactggccttctaggaggcaaacctggcagctcctctggaaatacataacaggaacgtcggagagctgcgaactactactgtcctcagtactgatcaacgacaatagaaaaccatgacagccgtgagataacagcttctgcgcctgaatcgccgaaataatcgagatgtcgtcgtctctaatgccagtgaaactccacgagggttggttcggaggccgaaaggtgaccaccctcgtctggcaatcaacggtagcatgatatactgatagccaatccataccaagaatgatatcaaactcgaccatctccaatactagaagatctaccgtaagtatcatgttgccaaagtctaacgggcaacctctgatctcctggatgacgtctaaagtatcaccagacggtagggagacagtcaatcgccgcaacctaacagtaggtaatctaccaatctcccacataaaagtacgagatataaaagaatgcgagctaccagtatcaatcaaaatatcagcagtaaatgcataaatggaaatcgtaccgcggaaaacggatccgtcggcccgctgagcatcctctctggtaatagcatgaacacgaccagtctctggcggaggaggaggtggtaatgctgccagcggctgctgcggctgggcagaagcctgccagataagactgagaggatggtgactgatactgtgcagctggctgtaactgagtctgatactgcccctgagtcggataataaggtcctggagcaaaactctggggtgctacagaagcactggagtactcctgtccaagcatgccaaatgctgctgcggagggagctgctccctgctgacgttgtgaagattgggctttctgccctcctcgatatgcccctgactgactagactgtcccctctgacctgaccctccggaagtcgtgtgctgagccttcagctgacaatctcggctctggtgccctggcagtttgcaataaaagcaaactgactgtcccagagagcaagctggggtgaggtgatctctggatccacatctgaaacaatgagtatcaccggaaggtggttgccggttctgctgagaaaaccgggaacgtcctgaagaagaccgccctgatttctgaggcctacgagacgccccagaagaactctgacctgactgtctgcgactactctgaggctgtcctgtcgcctgagtctgctggacctgccctgatgtctgacccgtatgctttcttttcctgtccggatatgctgtctgccgagctaactctatcatcaaagctcgattcaatgcatcagagtaagatgaaatccctaatccggcaagctgtacatgcagataaccatccaatccctgtataaactgcatcatgcgagttctgtcctccgcaactaactctggacaaaactgagccaaccggaggaattcagtattatactcggtcactgagcgattattctgcctcagactcataaaatcctgtcggcgagtcatctgataggacagtggaaagaaacggctctcaaaagcctctctgaacctggtccatgtgacgttgcgctcaccaataatagaacgctgagtaacccaccaggcattagcttcatcccgtaaatggtaagcagccagctctgctttctcccactcggagcaagccatatagaagaaagtctgctccatagtctctatccatgacagagccatactcggatcgagatccccgcggaaaagagtgaaacgagtcttcatcgactcagccgtcttggaatcctagctcgtcaATGACAATATCGATGAGTGGGCGATACTACTGGTGGTACTGGAATATACTGGAGGAGGAACTCCGGTCTTCTTGAATATACGGAGCATATGCCGTTGGGAAGTCAACAAAAGTGGTGGCGGTGGAGGTACAGGTAATGGTACCAGATATGGTGCAACTGCCATCAGAGGCATGGGGCACAGGTGTCGTGTAGGGTCCGTGGCGGTGGCCTTGAATACGCCAGGTCAAGcggatgtcgggtacaccaatggtactcctgatggtacgggagtggataccgtcggtgtggccaaagtaggtatctctacaggagctatcgggatttgagagcccgatgctcccgctgcatcctgagtctgtccctgactgacaggctcactaacagtgggcatctctagCATAttcagagatcccgtggtcctcgcacgtggtcgtccagcaccacgtctcgcagcaatacgagtagatcgtctcatatctgttaaattaaattacagatatcaataccaatataaccaacataaaataacaacatacctatttgccgtctggagatgtttcgtcgctgtccagtccccaatttgacctcaaaattccgaacgtacatatcgccggaaatccaaataaatccgaaacggaaatccgaaacataaccatatcgaaaatccgataatgcccagtttgactcgcaaatcTGGCTAAccaaaatatccagaataccaacatcAGGTAttcgataaatctccagaacaccaaaagcaggtatcataacccgtatctgataccaaataaattggtatcagataaatcccgaaaatccaaaatatgaaacaaaagatcgtaaaacttggctctgataccactaaattgtcacgccccagaggagtccctgtccgagaaaatttcgacagcatctcccctgtacggcggacaatcaaaaattttctacaagcactaaatactcagccacaggcggctggaatcataacaataataaaaatcaatcaccacgcagtttatatatatattcagcctctggctgacacaaccacgcagtaataatactctgactcaaaaatcaccctactcaactacactcgtaaagctcaaaaccgacgaactcacctcttctgccaaccaggcaggcatgtagtagaataaaaaccaaatccaaatccatcgatataataaaatctatatcatgtccataaacaaataaatccagaacataacgagttcaaacagtctagaacagaaagaaaccaaagaaaaccaaacatatctatcctcgaggtctgcagggactagcaactggaactccctcctgacagcatcaacctgaaaatatcaacaatggaggcggggtgagtccaacactcagcaggtacaattgatatgcaaagtaaagaaacaacacctagcactaatcatgcgtacagtctcctgataagatagataagaatgcatctgaaataaacaggagaatactgtactaaccaggtcctgagtataaagtcaaacataggtatccaaataatatgcagcatataaatgcagcaaacacaaacacaaacaataaatgcatcgtgcatatgatgccaatgatgcgtcctggtcacccctgacgatcatctcatacaaaagtgaggccgagtgggtagggctgtgacaaccgtgcactctgtcgtcactactcctgatgagtgaccgagtggacgggatgctgtcggagtacacctatcctcctaccccaaatcatagatgggggagcgcaatgctctcaactcccggtactcaaagacggggaggaatccctgccggataacacgttgtgtcacactacccatgagcggaccaacggtgcctaacagagtccctgctgcaacacactcagcctgaatcgaccactaacccatgagtggtggtgtgtgcagatccatgtaactggcgatgtgctcaacaataatggagcggactatcgcacagcatgcaatcatgcaaatggtgcatggcactaaccacaagaatatcctgacctaatccacatatatataaaaatgcatcaaaggtcaacgaatccaaaacaatccaaaggtatacagaaggtataaaacctaggtcctgaacatggtcaagcatggcatatcactacccctataagcatgtataaacaggtaaaatatacctgagatgcaaaaccaatcaatcaatcaagcatgtaagatttgggtagtgattaaccgaaacagataagaaacacaattaatgcaacatgttaatttaattactaagcatatcaaatgacataagtcaaaagtacccgcctccaatagaaatgtccaattctgactccgagatactcgtctcgcgtcaagatcctgtattaccaattgcatatatttttatttagctacattctcataaatagctaaataactctctaaccctaaattagggcaaatctCTGATCAACACATAAACCCAATtcattcatacatcatgaatcaaaattactacaccttacctcaatcaaCTATTGTAGATGTCGAAATAAAACCAGCTACTGGAAACAAGGATGAGTTGcttgatcaagaacaccacaaacAACAACCTTTCAGCCACTGCCCAACAACTCAATTGATCCAAGGTTGGATAAAAATTAAAGATTACAAATCCAAACAACAATCtaaccttacctcttcctcacagcccctcttttgatgatcctctgccaagatcgttgctactggcaaccaggtgaatcgctggaccaaagcacaccacaagcaaaccggatcaaaaataaaaatccttgcacctactaaatttccaaccaaacaaAACCTCACCGTGGACTTGATCAATGGCAAAGAGCACTAGGGCACAAGGTGGCCGTCGGCTCTAGGGCTCGGGTGCCGGCACAGAGGAGTCGGGATCAACGTACGCAGCGGGGAGGAGAAGAGGGGGAAACGAACGGTGCTCGGCGTCAGCGCCGGTGGGCAGAGAGCAGGCGGTCAGGCGGCGCCGggtgagagaagaagagaaaaaaatggCGCCGACGGCGGAGAAGAATCGGCGGTTAGGGCAGTGGTGGCGACGGGGAAGAGAAGAGGTTTGCGGCTGTGAAGGCAAAAATCGCGAGCGAAGGGAAAGAATAGGGTTTCGGCagaaaaagaattaattaaaaagaaaaagaaaaggaattataaaagaagaaattcctctcttaaacgggtaacctaaacaggcttttccgggccctgttccgatccccgttaactcgtccatataaGCTCTAAAAAATTctcggaaaatttccaaaaattccggaaaattcccttattaatattcgcctattttcggtattttacatccaATGAATATGAATTAAACAATTTCCATCTGAGAGTTTCCACAGGATTCGTAAGTGGATAGGCATACTGAATCTCAATCCTAGGACCTTTGCCAGCTGCAAGGTTGCATATATTGGTTGGATAAACAGTAGCTGGTGTCTCCATTTCATTAGTCACTTTGAGTGGAGTCTGAGAAGGTGAATCTAcagaagcttgtagatgaatatgagCTTCATGTGGATGCAGAGAGATATCAGGGTTGTGCAATGTAGATTTCAGTTCAATGAATGATTCGATTTGTATACCTTCATAGTCCTGCGACTTGCTCAgactaactgaaggagaagaGGATTCACAATTCTGCATTATTTGTTGACTTCCAGCTGTACTACTACAATAAGAATCAATCAAGATAACTAATTTACATCTACAGGAAATTTCAGTAAATAGAAGAAACAGAACTGATTGTCTTAGGTCAAAAGAACTGTTCGTCTTTTTCATCCCACACAATTTCCAAATCAGAAGTATCAGGAATCTTTGAGGTAAAATAGCAATTAGATACATTGCCACTGACAGGAGCTTCAGTTGTTGTTGTTCCTGATGTTTTGCTAAGCTCTGCAGGAGTTTGCAGTATGGCACCACAATTCTTTAGCAATTCAGCCTGTTTAATTATCAAAGTTTTAGACTTAATAGTATTCAGAAGCATTTGCACTAAATACGACCACAAACGGAAGACTATACAGCATTTTGGTTCTTAAATGAATAGTCAAATTAAAAGAATTCTATGTCTATTTTTTACACCATCTTGACTAGATAATTTGCTGTAGTTGAAATCAGTGATTCCATTGAAAGAAAGATCAAGAAACCCAAACACGTACCTGAAATCTATTTCACTTCATGCATTACTGAGAAAATGAagcatctactcacaaaaaaatgACACGTTTCTCTAGCAATACATTAATTGTAAACtacttgagaaaaaaaaaatgcaaagtaGAAAACCAAAATAAAGAATGCTGATGCATTAATTATAGGCAACTCCCAAACTCTTTTTTATCCTAGCCAGTGATCAGCATTATTTCAGTGAAGCTTACATTAATCATTCAAAttgaaaaatttaaacatttaagtAAGAAACTAAGAAAGTCCTAGGTAATT from Zingiber officinale cultivar Zhangliang chromosome 4A, Zo_v1.1, whole genome shotgun sequence includes the following:
- the LOC121972633 gene encoding protein JASON-like; its protein translation is MLLNTIKSKTLIIKQAELLKNCGAILQTPAELSKTSGTTTTEAPVSGNVSNCYFTSKIPDTSDLEIVWDEKDEHSTAGSQQIMQNCESSSPSVSLSKSQDYEGIQIESFIELKSTLHNPDISLHPHEAHIHLQASVDSPSQTPLKVTNEMETPATVYPTNICNLAAGKGPRIEIQYAYPLTNPVETLRWKLFNSYSLDPQTSSLPRRHHCPNRRFFSAVGAIFFSSSLTRRRLTACSLPTGADAEHRKTLNSFEMLKTTSRDMIAVVPVHPEQAVSQWLKPTIAKYGVLNVTKENSYSTKSSDADRSILGLVAAHWKDKTPVYRSSKQWDGNGIPNSTNKFEEDQRVSWHATPFEERLEKAFSNENSFPKRNCQYGKSPKMEDEESADTAAS